The Agrococcus carbonis genome has a window encoding:
- the ftsR gene encoding transcriptional regulator FtsR, translated as MSAQAARKQSGLLSIGQVLAKLGPEFPDLSPSKLRFLEDQGLITPQRTASGYRKFDAADLERLRYILTLQRDHYLPLKVILSHLDDIDAGRSPQIPGANVRVEAPSILGADRRLSRAELQAESGASKQLLADAISAQLVPGAEPFGEAALQSLKALVELQRFGIEPRHLRGMRQSAQREAALIESALAPMRGRRETGSQAKAAETARDLASHIQSVRELLTREALEG; from the coding sequence GTGAGCGCGCAGGCGGCCCGGAAGCAGTCGGGCCTCCTCTCCATCGGCCAGGTGCTCGCGAAGCTGGGCCCCGAGTTCCCCGACCTCTCGCCGTCGAAGCTGCGCTTCCTCGAGGACCAGGGCCTCATCACGCCGCAGCGCACCGCATCCGGGTACCGCAAGTTCGACGCGGCCGACCTCGAGCGGCTGCGCTACATCCTCACGCTGCAGCGAGACCACTACCTGCCGCTCAAGGTGATCCTCTCCCACCTCGACGACATCGACGCCGGGCGCTCGCCGCAGATCCCGGGCGCCAACGTGCGCGTCGAGGCGCCGTCGATCCTCGGCGCCGATCGGCGGCTCTCGCGCGCCGAGCTCCAGGCCGAGTCGGGCGCCTCCAAGCAGCTGCTCGCCGATGCGATCTCAGCCCAGCTCGTGCCGGGCGCCGAGCCCTTCGGCGAGGCGGCGCTGCAGTCGCTCAAGGCACTCGTCGAACTGCAGCGCTTCGGCATCGAGCCGCGCCACCTGCGCGGCATGCGGCAGTCGGCGCAGCGGGAGGCCGCGCTCATCGAGTCGGCGCTCGCGCCCATGCGGGGCCGTCGCGAGACGGGCAGCCAGGCGAAGGCCGCCGAGACCGCGCGCGACCTCGCGAGCCACATCCAGTCGGTGCGCGAGCTGCTCACGCGCGAGGCGCTCGAGGGCTGA
- a CDS encoding MerR family transcriptional regulator: MAHDGAAEERAGRYDLGLLFTDGLPQEQDAVGYKGAIAADAAGITYRQLDYWARTGLVEPSIRPAKGSGSQRLYSFRDILVLKLVKRLLDTGISLQQIRVAIQQLHDAGVRDLTQTTLISDGASVYLCTSSDEVIDLLGRGQGVFGIAVGKVLREVETQLIELEVTPVDQHPVDELAARRARKSRTA, encoded by the coding sequence ATGGCGCACGACGGTGCCGCCGAGGAGCGCGCCGGTCGCTACGACCTGGGCCTGCTGTTCACCGACGGCCTCCCGCAGGAGCAGGACGCCGTGGGCTACAAGGGCGCCATCGCCGCGGACGCCGCCGGCATCACCTACCGCCAGCTCGACTACTGGGCCCGCACGGGCCTCGTCGAGCCGAGCATCCGCCCCGCGAAGGGCTCGGGCAGCCAGCGCCTCTACTCGTTCCGCGACATCCTCGTGCTCAAGCTCGTCAAGCGCCTGCTCGACACGGGCATCTCGCTCCAGCAGATCCGCGTGGCGATCCAGCAGCTGCACGACGCCGGCGTCCGCGACCTGACGCAGACGACCCTCATCTCCGACGGCGCGAGCGTCTACCTCTGCACCTCGAGCGACGAGGTCATCGACCTGCTCGGCCGCGGCCAGGGCGTGTTCGGCATCGCGGTCGGCAAGGTGCTGCGCGAGGTCGAGACGCAGCTCATCGAGCTCGAGGTCACGCCGGTCGACCAGCATCCGGTCGACGAGCTCGCCGCGCGGCGGGCGCGCAAGAGCCGCACCGCCTGA
- a CDS encoding ParA family protein, with product MHVLSISSLKGGVGKTTVTLGLASAAFAKGLRTLVVDLDPQSDASTGMDIEIEGRLNIADVLSNPRDKVVQQAISPSGWTQGHGGTIDVLIGSPSAINFDGPHPTIKDIWKLETALTTVENDYDLVLVDCAPSLNALTRTAWAASDRVLVVTEPGLFSVAAADRALRAIEEIRRGLSPRLQPLGIVVNRARPQSLEHQYRIQELKDMFGPLVLDTVLPERTSMQQAQGAARPLHVWPGEGAQEMALQFDELLQTVLTSAGRMGDEAASGRRVPAPTAAVDATAAAELEAAAAEAEANDSEAGKA from the coding sequence GTGCACGTACTCTCGATCAGCTCGCTCAAGGGCGGTGTCGGCAAGACCACGGTGACGCTGGGTCTGGCCTCGGCCGCCTTCGCCAAGGGCCTCCGCACGCTCGTCGTCGATCTCGACCCCCAGTCCGACGCCTCGACCGGCATGGACATCGAGATCGAGGGCCGCCTCAACATCGCCGATGTGCTCTCGAACCCGCGGGACAAGGTCGTCCAGCAGGCCATCTCGCCCTCGGGCTGGACCCAGGGCCACGGCGGCACGATCGACGTGCTCATCGGCAGCCCCTCGGCGATCAACTTCGACGGCCCGCACCCGACGATCAAGGACATCTGGAAGCTCGAGACGGCGCTCACGACCGTCGAGAACGACTACGACCTCGTGCTGGTCGACTGCGCCCCGTCCCTCAACGCGCTCACCCGCACCGCGTGGGCGGCCTCCGACCGCGTGCTCGTGGTGACCGAGCCCGGGCTCTTCTCGGTCGCGGCCGCCGACCGCGCGCTGCGCGCGATCGAGGAGATCCGCCGCGGCCTGAGCCCGCGCCTCCAGCCGCTCGGCATCGTCGTGAACCGCGCGCGCCCGCAGTCCCTCGAGCACCAGTACCGCATCCAGGAGCTCAAGGACATGTTCGGGCCACTCGTGCTCGACACCGTGCTGCCGGAGCGCACGTCGATGCAGCAGGCGCAGGGCGCGGCCCGTCCCCTGCACGTGTGGCCCGGCGAGGGCGCGCAGGAGATGGCGCTCCAGTTCGACGAGCTGCTGCAGACCGTGCTCACGTCGGCCGGCCGCATGGGCGACGAGGCGGCTTCGGGTCGCCGGGTGCCCGCACCGACAGCCGCGGTCGACGCGACCGCCGCTGCTGAGCTCGAGGCCGCCGCGGCTGAGGCCGAGGCGAACGACAGCGAGGCCGGCAAGGCATAG
- a CDS encoding pyruvate carboxylase has product MFSKLLVANRGEIAIRAFRAANELGIKTVAVFAHEDRNSLHCQKADEAYQIGEPGRPVRAYLTVSEIIRVAKDAGADAIYPGYGFLSENPELATAAAEAGITFVGPGPSVLAMAGNKVTAKEHAISAGVPVLRSTPATTDLEALLAGADEIGFPVFCKAVAGGGGRGMRLVQRREDLREALEAAMREADSAFGDPTMFIEQAVVRPRHIEVQILADATGETVHLFERDCSVQRRHQKVVELAPAPNLSEEKRAELYRDAVAFARSIGYVNAGTVEFLLDTAGERAGEHVFIEMNPRIQVEHTVTEEITDVDLVASQIRIAAGETLAELGLTQDQIEMHGAALQCRVTTENPADGFRPDTGRITAYRSPGGAGVRLDGGTINPGTEVSPHFDSMLAKVTCRGRDLDTAIRRAHRAVSEFRIRGVASNIPFLLNLLETEEFRAGDVSTNFIDEHPELTRINPPKDRASKVLAWLADVTVNKPNGEADGVINPAIKLPAVDVDLPAPDGERQRLQELGPEGWAKALRERTSLAVTETTFRDAHQSLLATRVRTADLVAVAPHVARLTPQLLSMEAWGGATYDVALRFLGEDPWERLARIREAMPNIPLQMLLRGRNTVGYTPYPTEVTSAFVDEAARTGIDVFRIFDALNDVDQMRPAIDAVRGTGSTVAEVALCYSGDLLNPAEDLYTLDYYLRLAERIVEAGAHVLAIKDMAGLLRAGAASKLVAALRERFDLPVHLHTHDTAGGQLATLLAASAAGVDAVDVASAAMSGTTSQPSMSALVAAVAHTERDTGLSLQAVSDLEPYWEAVRRLYKPFESGLPGPTGRVYHHEIPGGQLSNLRQQAIALGLADDFEKIEDWYAAASRILGRPTKVTPSSKVVGDLALQLVAQGVDPDDFERDPRKYDIPDSVIGFMAGELGDLPGGWPEPFRSKVLEGRDVDVSVKPLAPEQAERLQTPGADRQHALNELLFPGPTKAFDESRAQYGDLSVVDTIDYLYGMQAGEEHHVGIGRGVTLNVELEAVGEPDDDGMVTVMTVLGGQLRPVYVRDRSVKVDKPQAEKADASVPGQVAAPFAGAVTIKVAEGDTLAAGDAVATIEAMKMEAAITTPVAGIVQRLALTGTTPVEAGDLIAVVEPA; this is encoded by the coding sequence ATGTTCTCCAAGCTCCTCGTCGCCAATCGAGGCGAGATCGCGATCCGGGCGTTCCGCGCCGCCAACGAGCTGGGCATCAAGACGGTCGCCGTCTTCGCCCACGAGGATCGCAACTCCCTCCACTGCCAGAAGGCCGACGAGGCGTACCAGATCGGCGAGCCCGGTCGCCCGGTGCGCGCCTACCTCACCGTGAGCGAGATCATCCGCGTCGCGAAGGACGCCGGCGCCGACGCCATCTACCCCGGCTACGGCTTCCTGAGCGAGAACCCCGAGCTCGCGACCGCCGCGGCCGAGGCGGGCATCACGTTCGTCGGCCCCGGACCCTCGGTGCTCGCCATGGCCGGCAACAAGGTGACGGCGAAGGAGCACGCGATCTCGGCCGGCGTGCCGGTGCTGCGCTCGACGCCCGCGACGACCGACCTCGAGGCGCTCCTCGCGGGCGCCGACGAGATCGGCTTCCCCGTGTTCTGCAAGGCGGTCGCCGGCGGCGGCGGGCGAGGGATGCGGCTCGTCCAGCGCCGCGAGGACCTCCGCGAGGCGCTCGAGGCCGCGATGCGCGAGGCCGACAGCGCGTTCGGCGACCCCACCATGTTCATCGAGCAGGCCGTCGTCCGCCCGCGCCACATCGAGGTGCAGATCCTCGCCGACGCGACCGGGGAGACCGTGCACCTCTTCGAGCGGGACTGCTCGGTGCAGCGCCGGCACCAGAAGGTCGTCGAGCTCGCGCCCGCGCCCAACCTCAGCGAGGAGAAGCGGGCCGAGCTCTACCGCGACGCCGTCGCCTTCGCACGGTCGATCGGCTACGTCAACGCGGGCACGGTCGAGTTCCTGCTCGACACCGCGGGCGAGCGGGCCGGCGAGCACGTCTTCATCGAGATGAACCCGCGCATCCAGGTCGAGCACACCGTCACCGAGGAGATCACCGACGTCGACCTCGTCGCGAGCCAGATCCGCATCGCCGCGGGGGAGACGCTCGCCGAGCTGGGCCTGACCCAGGACCAGATCGAGATGCACGGCGCCGCGCTGCAGTGCCGCGTGACGACCGAGAACCCCGCCGACGGGTTCCGCCCCGACACCGGCCGCATCACGGCCTACCGCTCGCCCGGCGGCGCCGGCGTGCGCCTCGACGGCGGCACGATCAACCCGGGCACCGAGGTGAGCCCGCACTTCGACTCGATGCTCGCGAAGGTCACGTGCCGCGGCCGCGACCTCGACACCGCCATCCGTCGCGCCCACCGCGCGGTGAGCGAGTTCCGCATCCGCGGCGTCGCCTCGAACATCCCCTTCCTGCTCAACCTGCTCGAGACCGAGGAGTTCCGCGCGGGCGACGTCTCGACGAACTTCATCGACGAGCACCCCGAGCTCACGCGCATCAACCCGCCGAAGGATCGCGCGTCGAAGGTGCTCGCGTGGCTCGCCGATGTCACGGTCAACAAGCCCAACGGCGAGGCCGACGGAGTCATCAACCCGGCGATCAAGCTGCCCGCGGTCGACGTCGACCTGCCGGCGCCCGACGGCGAGCGGCAGCGGCTGCAGGAGCTCGGGCCCGAGGGCTGGGCGAAGGCGCTGCGCGAGCGCACCTCGCTCGCGGTCACCGAGACCACCTTCCGCGACGCCCACCAGTCGCTGCTCGCGACCCGCGTGCGCACCGCCGACCTCGTGGCCGTCGCGCCGCACGTCGCGCGGCTCACGCCGCAGCTGCTCTCGATGGAGGCCTGGGGCGGGGCGACCTACGACGTCGCGCTGCGGTTCCTCGGCGAAGACCCGTGGGAGCGCCTCGCGCGCATCCGCGAGGCGATGCCCAACATCCCGCTGCAGATGCTGCTGCGCGGCCGCAACACCGTCGGCTACACGCCGTACCCGACCGAGGTCACGAGCGCGTTCGTCGACGAGGCCGCCCGCACGGGCATCGACGTCTTCCGCATCTTCGACGCGCTCAACGACGTCGACCAGATGCGCCCCGCGATCGACGCCGTACGCGGCACGGGATCGACGGTCGCCGAGGTCGCGCTGTGCTACTCGGGCGACCTGCTGAACCCTGCAGAGGACCTCTACACGCTCGACTACTACCTGCGGCTCGCCGAGCGCATCGTCGAGGCGGGCGCCCACGTGCTCGCCATCAAGGACATGGCGGGCCTGCTGCGCGCGGGCGCCGCATCGAAGCTCGTCGCGGCGCTCCGCGAGCGCTTCGACCTCCCGGTGCACCTCCACACGCACGACACCGCCGGCGGCCAGCTCGCCACCCTGCTCGCCGCATCCGCCGCCGGGGTCGACGCGGTCGACGTCGCGAGCGCCGCGATGTCGGGCACGACGAGCCAGCCCTCGATGTCGGCGCTCGTCGCCGCCGTCGCGCACACCGAGCGCGACACGGGCCTCTCGCTGCAGGCCGTGAGCGACCTCGAGCCCTACTGGGAGGCGGTCCGTCGCCTGTACAAGCCGTTCGAGTCGGGCCTGCCGGGCCCGACCGGGCGCGTGTACCACCACGAGATCCCCGGCGGCCAGCTCTCCAACCTGCGCCAGCAGGCGATCGCGCTCGGCCTCGCCGACGACTTCGAGAAGATCGAGGACTGGTACGCGGCGGCCTCGCGCATCCTGGGCCGCCCGACGAAGGTCACGCCGTCGTCGAAGGTCGTCGGCGACCTCGCGCTGCAGCTCGTCGCGCAGGGCGTCGACCCCGACGACTTCGAGCGCGACCCGCGCAAGTACGACATCCCCGACTCGGTGATCGGCTTCATGGCGGGCGAGCTCGGCGACCTGCCCGGCGGCTGGCCCGAGCCCTTCCGCTCGAAGGTGCTCGAGGGCCGCGACGTCGACGTCTCGGTCAAGCCGCTCGCGCCCGAGCAGGCCGAGCGCCTGCAGACCCCCGGCGCCGACCGCCAGCACGCGCTCAACGAGCTGCTGTTCCCCGGGCCCACCAAGGCGTTCGACGAGAGCCGCGCCCAGTACGGCGACCTCTCGGTCGTCGACACGATCGACTACCTGTACGGCATGCAGGCCGGCGAGGAGCACCACGTCGGCATCGGCCGCGGCGTGACCCTCAACGTCGAGCTCGAGGCGGTCGGCGAGCCCGACGACGACGGCATGGTGACGGTCATGACGGTGCTCGGCGGCCAGCTGCGCCCCGTCTACGTGCGCGACCGCTCCGTCAAGGTCGACAAGCCGCAGGCCGAGAAGGCGGATGCGTCGGTGCCCGGCCAGGTCGCCGCCCCCTTCGCCGGGGCGGTCACCATCAAGGTCGCCGAGGGCGACACGCTCGCCGCGGGCGACGCGGTCGCGACGATCGAGGCGATGAAGATGGAGGCGGCGATCACGACGCCGGTCGCCGGCATCGTGCAGCGCCTGGCGCTCACCGGCACGACCCCCGTCGAGGCGGGCGACCTCATCGCGGTGGTGGAGCCCGCATGA
- a CDS encoding peptide deformylase, translated as MTVREIRVFGDPVLRERAAPVDPADPATAALVQDLLDTVVVPGRAGVAACQIGVAKAAFSYAVDGEVGYVLNPRIDEVRGEPQLVDEGCLSVPELGFPTPRHPYCRVVGVDLEGDEVVLEGEGLMAQMLQHEMGHLDGLLYLQALEKEMRSAAMAEVRKASWY; from the coding sequence ATGACGGTGCGCGAGATCCGGGTCTTCGGCGACCCCGTGCTGCGGGAGCGCGCGGCCCCCGTCGACCCCGCCGACCCAGCGACCGCCGCGCTCGTGCAGGACCTGCTCGACACCGTCGTGGTGCCCGGCCGGGCCGGGGTCGCAGCGTGCCAGATCGGCGTCGCGAAGGCGGCGTTCTCCTACGCCGTCGACGGCGAGGTCGGCTACGTGCTCAACCCGCGCATCGACGAGGTGCGCGGCGAGCCGCAGCTCGTGGACGAGGGCTGCCTCTCGGTGCCCGAGCTCGGCTTCCCGACGCCGCGCCACCCGTACTGCCGGGTCGTCGGCGTCGACCTCGAGGGCGATGAGGTCGTGCTCGAGGGCGAGGGGCTCATGGCGCAGATGCTGCAGCACGAGATGGGCCACCTCGATGGCCTGCTCTACCTGCAGGCGCTCGAGAAGGAGATGCGCTCGGCGGCGATGGCCGAGGTGCGCAAGGCCTCCTGGTACTGA
- a CDS encoding AMP-dependent synthetase/ligase, with protein MPELTAPEGVVPPVVAADPQANITDLLEDTVRQYPDAPLFAVPDGEGWRDISSTEFRRQVVALAKGFVAAGVQPGDFVGFMCKVRYEFSLVDFALFYAGARMVPVYETSAPSQIQWILSDSGATRVILEDAELVSRFDEAHGDLPAVTDVWRIDRGDLDRLVEQGKDVADDEIERRRALADGADLATLIYTSGSTGRPKGTMLTHANFVELCRNAKTALAEVVGPGSSTLLFVTQAHVFARFISVLGVAAAVRVGHQSDTKKLLPSMGSFKPTFFLAVPRVFEKVYNASEQKAEAGGKGKIFRAAAHAAVAHSKALDAGHVPLGLKLRFAVLDALVLKKLRTALGGNVKYAVSGSAPLGTFLAHFYRSLGIRILEGYGLTETTAPVTVNLPDKFKIGTVGPALPGNGVRIAEDGEVLAKGVCVFDGYWKNEQATAEAFTEDGWFRTGDIGALDADGYLTITGRKKELIVTAGGKNVAPNTLEDPIRANTIVGQPVVVGDQRKFVAALITLDSEMLATWLANNGHDGSMSLEEAAAHPAVIEEVRSAIQRANKQVSRAESVRKFAILPIEFIEANGHLTPKMSIKRHNILQDFAAQIDDIYASNSTAHDVD; from the coding sequence GTGCCAGAGCTCACCGCCCCCGAGGGGGTCGTCCCGCCCGTCGTCGCCGCCGATCCTCAGGCCAACATCACCGACCTGCTCGAGGACACGGTGCGGCAGTACCCCGACGCTCCCCTGTTCGCAGTCCCCGACGGCGAGGGCTGGCGCGACATCTCGAGCACGGAGTTCCGCCGCCAGGTGGTCGCCCTCGCCAAGGGCTTCGTCGCCGCCGGCGTGCAGCCGGGCGACTTCGTCGGCTTCATGTGCAAGGTGCGCTACGAGTTCTCGCTCGTCGACTTCGCGCTCTTCTACGCCGGTGCCCGCATGGTGCCGGTCTACGAGACCTCGGCGCCCTCGCAGATCCAGTGGATCCTCTCGGACAGCGGCGCGACGCGCGTCATCCTCGAGGACGCCGAGCTCGTCTCGCGCTTCGACGAGGCGCACGGCGACCTCCCTGCAGTCACCGACGTGTGGCGCATCGACCGCGGCGACCTCGACCGCCTCGTCGAACAGGGCAAGGATGTCGCCGACGACGAGATCGAGCGCCGCCGCGCACTCGCCGACGGCGCCGACCTCGCGACGCTCATCTACACCTCGGGCTCGACCGGCAGGCCCAAGGGCACGATGCTCACGCACGCCAACTTCGTCGAGCTGTGCCGGAACGCCAAGACGGCGCTCGCCGAGGTCGTCGGCCCCGGCTCGTCGACGCTGCTGTTCGTGACCCAGGCGCACGTCTTCGCCCGCTTCATCTCGGTGCTCGGCGTCGCGGCGGCGGTGCGGGTCGGCCACCAGTCCGACACCAAGAAGCTGCTGCCCTCGATGGGCTCGTTCAAGCCGACGTTCTTCCTCGCGGTCCCCCGCGTCTTCGAGAAGGTCTACAACGCGAGCGAGCAGAAGGCGGAGGCAGGCGGCAAGGGCAAGATCTTCCGCGCCGCCGCGCACGCCGCCGTCGCGCACTCGAAGGCGCTCGACGCCGGGCACGTGCCGCTCGGCCTCAAGCTGCGCTTCGCGGTGCTCGACGCGCTCGTGCTCAAGAAGCTGCGCACCGCGCTCGGCGGCAACGTCAAGTACGCCGTCTCGGGTTCGGCACCGCTCGGCACGTTCCTCGCGCACTTCTACCGCTCGCTCGGCATCCGGATCCTCGAGGGCTACGGCCTCACCGAGACGACGGCGCCCGTGACGGTGAACCTGCCCGACAAGTTCAAGATCGGCACCGTGGGACCGGCGCTGCCGGGCAACGGCGTGCGCATCGCGGAGGACGGCGAGGTGCTCGCGAAGGGCGTGTGCGTCTTCGACGGCTACTGGAAGAACGAGCAGGCCACCGCCGAGGCGTTCACCGAGGACGGCTGGTTCCGCACCGGCGACATCGGCGCGCTCGACGCCGACGGCTACCTCACCATCACGGGCCGCAAGAAGGAGCTCATCGTCACCGCCGGCGGCAAGAACGTCGCGCCGAACACCCTCGAGGACCCGATCCGCGCGAACACGATCGTCGGCCAGCCCGTCGTCGTGGGCGATCAGCGCAAGTTCGTCGCCGCGCTCATCACCCTCGACTCCGAGATGCTCGCGACGTGGCTCGCGAACAACGGGCACGACGGCTCGATGTCGCTCGAGGAGGCCGCCGCGCACCCCGCGGTGATCGAGGAGGTCCGCTCGGCGATCCAGCGCGCCAACAAGCAGGTCTCCCGCGCCGAGTCGGTGAGGAAGTTCGCGATCCTCCCCATCGAGTTCATCGAGGCCAACGGCCACCTGACGCCCAAGATGTCGATCAAGCGGCACAACATCCTGCAGGACTTCGCCGCCCAGATCGACGACATCTACGCGTCGAACTCCACGGCGCACGACGTCGACTGA
- a CDS encoding lysophospholipid acyltransferase family protein encodes MFYWLLRHWIVGPYMTRVFRPWVVGLENIPEHGGAIIAGNHLSVIDSFLMPLVLDRRVYFLAKSDYFTGKGLKGKLVRWFFLGVGQLPMDRSGGSKSSQSLDAALEKLQEGQLIGIYPEGTRSPDGKLYRGRTGVARMVLDARVPVVPCVMVDTEKVMPIGRSLPRVGRIGIIFGEPLDFSRYYNLEGDRFVLRSITDEIMVTLNRISDQEYVDVYASSVKARVEAERKALAARR; translated from the coding sequence ATGTTCTACTGGCTGCTGCGGCACTGGATCGTCGGTCCGTACATGACACGGGTCTTCCGGCCGTGGGTGGTCGGGCTCGAGAACATCCCCGAGCACGGCGGCGCGATCATCGCCGGCAACCACCTCTCGGTGATCGACTCCTTCCTCATGCCGCTCGTGCTCGACCGTCGGGTCTACTTCCTCGCGAAGTCCGACTACTTCACCGGCAAGGGGCTCAAGGGCAAGCTCGTGCGCTGGTTCTTCCTCGGCGTCGGTCAGCTTCCGATGGATCGCTCGGGCGGCTCGAAGAGCTCGCAGAGCCTCGACGCCGCGCTCGAGAAGCTGCAGGAGGGCCAGCTCATCGGCATCTACCCCGAGGGCACGCGCAGCCCCGACGGGAAGCTCTACCGCGGCCGCACCGGCGTCGCCCGCATGGTGCTCGACGCCCGCGTGCCGGTCGTGCCGTGCGTCATGGTCGACACCGAGAAGGTCATGCCCATCGGCCGCAGCCTGCCGCGCGTCGGCCGCATCGGCATCATCTTCGGCGAGCCGCTCGACTTCTCGCGCTACTACAACCTCGAGGGCGACCGCTTCGTGCTGCGCTCGATCACCGACGAGATCATGGTGACGCTCAACCGCATCTCCGACCAGGAGTACGTCGACGTCTACGCATCGAGCGTCAAGGCCCGGGTCGAGGCGGAGCGCAAGGCGCTCGCCGCCCGTCGCTGA
- a CDS encoding class II 3-deoxy-7-phosphoheptulonate synthase codes for MTDTIATPGLLEHGSIEQGLDAYRALPIKQQPTWLDEAEVERVRRELRSAPPLVFAGEVDMLRDRLAAAARGEAFLLQGGDCAETFAGATADNIRSRVKTILQMAVVLTYGAAMPVIKMGRMAGQFAKPRSSDSETRGDLTLPAYRGDIVNGYDFTPESRAADPQRILRGYHMAASTLNLVRAFTQGGFADLRQVHSWNKGFAENPSFARYEALAAEIDRAVRFMEAAGANFDELKGVEFFTGHEGLLMDYERPLTRIDSRTGLAYNTSSHFQWIGERTRELDGAHVDFFSRVRNPIGVKLGPTTTPADMEALVDRLDPEREPGRLTFITRMGAGRIRDVLPGLLEASKSLESTPLWVTDPMHGNGITTKNGYKSRRFDDVVDEVRGFFEAHRQVGTFPGGIHVELTGDDVTECLGGSEDIDEVALESRYESLCDPRLNHMQSLELAFLVAEELRAAPRP; via the coding sequence ATGACTGACACGATCGCGACCCCCGGCCTTCTGGAGCACGGCTCCATCGAGCAGGGCCTCGACGCGTATCGCGCACTGCCGATCAAGCAGCAGCCCACGTGGCTCGACGAGGCAGAGGTCGAGCGCGTGCGTCGCGAGCTGCGCAGCGCCCCGCCGCTCGTGTTCGCGGGCGAGGTCGACATGCTGCGCGACCGGCTCGCCGCCGCGGCGCGCGGCGAGGCCTTCCTGCTGCAGGGCGGCGACTGCGCCGAGACGTTCGCGGGCGCGACGGCCGACAACATCCGCAGCCGGGTGAAGACCATCCTGCAGATGGCGGTCGTGCTCACCTACGGCGCCGCGATGCCCGTCATCAAGATGGGCCGCATGGCGGGCCAGTTCGCGAAGCCTCGCTCGAGCGACTCCGAGACCCGCGGCGACCTGACGCTCCCGGCCTACCGCGGCGACATCGTCAACGGCTACGACTTCACGCCCGAGTCGCGCGCGGCCGACCCGCAGCGCATCCTGCGCGGCTACCACATGGCCGCCTCGACGCTGAACCTCGTGCGCGCGTTCACGCAGGGCGGCTTCGCCGACCTGCGGCAGGTGCATTCCTGGAACAAGGGCTTCGCCGAGAACCCCTCGTTCGCGCGCTACGAGGCGCTCGCCGCCGAGATCGACCGCGCCGTGCGCTTCATGGAGGCCGCGGGCGCCAACTTCGACGAGCTCAAGGGCGTCGAGTTCTTCACGGGCCACGAGGGCCTGCTCATGGACTACGAGCGCCCGCTCACGCGCATCGACTCGCGCACGGGCCTCGCCTACAACACCTCGAGCCACTTCCAGTGGATCGGGGAGCGCACCCGCGAGCTCGACGGCGCGCACGTCGACTTCTTCTCGCGCGTGCGCAACCCCATCGGCGTGAAGCTCGGTCCCACGACGACGCCCGCCGACATGGAGGCGCTCGTCGACCGGCTCGACCCCGAGCGCGAGCCCGGCCGCCTCACGTTCATCACCCGCATGGGCGCCGGCCGCATCCGCGACGTCCTGCCGGGCCTGCTCGAGGCCTCGAAGTCGCTCGAGTCGACGCCGCTGTGGGTCACCGACCCGATGCACGGCAACGGCATCACGACGAAGAACGGCTACAAGTCGCGCCGCTTCGACGACGTGGTCGACGAGGTGCGCGGCTTCTTCGAGGCGCACCGCCAGGTCGGCACGTTCCCGGGCGGCATCCACGTCGAGCTCACCGGCGACGACGTCACCGAGTGCCTCGGCGGCTCGGAGGACATCGACGAGGTCGCGCTCGAGTCGCGCTACGAGTCGCTGTGCGACCCGCGCCTGAACCACATGCAGTCGCTCGAGCTCGCGTTCCTCGTGGCCGAGGAGCTGCGGGCCGCGCCGCGCCCGTAG